The following proteins are encoded in a genomic region of Microbacterium sp. NC79:
- the hisS gene encoding histidine--tRNA ligase, with translation MRDFLPAEKARRERVLAVIRERYRAHGFDEIETPVVEDYGRLHSGMGGDNEKLSFSILKRGLEANDFVTSEGDVAALADLGLRFDLTVPLARFYATNRGDLPTVFRSIQMAPVWRAERPQKGRYRQFVQCDIDIIGDASARAEAELIVATLDTVDALGLEGASVRINDRRALDAMLDVFGFVADERPGVLITIDKLDKIGAEGIVAELRERGATFAAVDAFEAFMRRPQTLEYRPFGEGQIRKALPAGVPDDVIAHLVGIGEAVVAARGGEAPLVFDPFLVRGMGYYTGTIFELAHPSVNYSLGGGGRYDGMIGRFLGQDVPAVGFSIGFERIVDLLEEQTADATPALVLVHDKNVAVNQLIALKAELIREGMRVRVEQRTKNLNGLLTRARADGYSAFATVNSDTTRESLEIKQLG, from the coding sequence ATGCGTGATTTTCTCCCGGCGGAAAAGGCACGTCGTGAACGTGTCCTCGCCGTCATCCGTGAGCGCTACCGCGCCCACGGATTCGACGAGATCGAAACTCCCGTGGTCGAAGATTACGGACGCTTGCACTCCGGCATGGGCGGCGACAACGAAAAGCTGTCGTTCTCTATCCTGAAGCGCGGGCTTGAAGCCAACGATTTCGTCACGTCAGAAGGAGACGTCGCCGCGCTTGCCGACCTTGGACTGCGTTTTGACCTGACGGTTCCGCTTGCCCGCTTCTACGCGACCAATCGCGGCGACCTGCCGACGGTGTTCCGGTCCATTCAGATGGCACCCGTGTGGCGTGCGGAGCGCCCCCAGAAGGGCCGATACCGACAGTTTGTCCAGTGCGACATTGACATCATCGGCGACGCATCGGCTCGCGCCGAAGCTGAGCTGATTGTTGCGACGCTCGACACCGTCGACGCACTCGGGCTCGAGGGTGCGAGCGTGCGCATCAACGACCGCCGAGCCCTCGACGCCATGCTCGACGTGTTCGGCTTCGTCGCGGACGAGCGTCCGGGCGTGCTCATCACGATCGACAAACTCGACAAGATTGGTGCCGAAGGGATTGTCGCGGAACTCCGCGAACGTGGCGCAACCTTTGCGGCCGTCGACGCGTTCGAGGCCTTCATGCGTCGCCCCCAGACGCTGGAATACCGCCCGTTTGGCGAGGGACAGATTCGCAAGGCGCTGCCAGCCGGGGTTCCTGACGACGTCATCGCGCATCTTGTGGGCATCGGCGAGGCTGTCGTTGCGGCCCGCGGCGGTGAGGCACCGCTCGTCTTTGACCCATTCCTGGTGCGTGGCATGGGGTATTACACCGGAACAATCTTTGAGCTCGCCCACCCGAGCGTCAACTATTCGCTCGGCGGCGGTGGCCGTTATGACGGCATGATCGGTCGCTTCCTCGGCCAGGACGTTCCTGCTGTGGGATTCTCGATTGGCTTTGAACGCATCGTTGACCTGCTCGAAGAGCAGACGGCCGACGCGACGCCAGCGCTCGTGCTCGTACACGACAAGAACGTCGCGGTGAACCAGCTCATTGCGCTGAAGGCCGAGCTAATTCGCGAGGGGATGCGCGTCCGCGTTGAGCAGCGCACGAAGAACCTCAATGGCCTGCTGACTCGTGCTCGGGCGGACGGTTACTCTGCGTTTGCCACCGTGAATTCTGACACCACCCGCGAGAGTCTAGAAATCAAGCAGCTCGGCTAG
- a CDS encoding GntR family transcriptional regulator, whose translation MFITVNPQSDEPLFAQVASAVRAEAASGALRPGDKLPAAREVAAALGMNLHTVLHAYQDLRDEGLIEMRRGRGAIVTQSAAPLLEIADDISALVAKAKSLGLSAETLTSLVKEATR comes from the coding sequence ATGTTCATCACCGTAAATCCGCAGAGCGACGAACCGCTGTTCGCGCAGGTGGCGAGCGCCGTTCGAGCGGAGGCGGCATCAGGTGCCCTTCGCCCCGGCGACAAATTGCCTGCCGCGCGCGAGGTCGCGGCAGCCCTCGGTATGAACCTGCACACGGTATTGCACGCATACCAGGATTTGCGTGATGAAGGACTGATCGAAATGCGGCGCGGGCGTGGCGCCATCGTCACCCAGTCGGCTGCGCCGCTCCTCGAGATCGCCGATGACATTTCCGCACTCGTTGCGAAGGCGAAGAGCCTCGGGCTCTCCGCAGAAACACTGACATCCCTCGTTAAGGAGGCAACACGATGA
- a CDS encoding DUF4442 domain-containing protein — protein MRITPRRLAIGMSLWAPNLFSGIRVREFSDDWTRAVVTLRVNLITRNYVKTAFGGSMSAMTDPYFFMLLMHQLGRDYVVWDTKGEIEFVKPGRGTLTAVFEVSPERAQQVREHARGGRKVLEWFETVITDESGDVVARVRREVYVREKKRVTNSPPA, from the coding sequence ATGCGCATCACTCCCCGCCGCCTCGCGATTGGCATGAGCCTGTGGGCACCCAACCTGTTCTCTGGCATTCGCGTTCGCGAGTTTTCCGATGACTGGACGCGCGCCGTCGTCACATTGCGCGTCAATCTCATCACCCGCAACTACGTGAAGACCGCCTTTGGTGGTTCCATGTCGGCGATGACCGACCCGTACTTTTTCATGCTGTTGATGCACCAGCTCGGCCGCGACTACGTCGTGTGGGACACAAAGGGCGAGATCGAATTTGTGAAGCCGGGGCGCGGAACCCTCACCGCTGTTTTCGAAGTGAGCCCGGAACGCGCACAGCAGGTTCGCGAGCACGCCCGCGGCGGCAGGAAGGTGCTCGAATGGTTCGAGACGGTCATCACCGACGAGTCGGGCGATGTCGTCGCTCGCGTACGCCGCGAGGTCTACGTGCGCGAAAAGAAGCGCGTCACCAACTCCCCACCCGCCTGA
- the nhaA gene encoding Na+/H+ antiporter NhaA — protein sequence MSLLRSARFPAVMLLCAAAVGLILANSPLGPGLGELRGTHLAIEGSAFDLSVGHWISDGLLAIFFFTAAIELRYELTKGALREPRKAMVPAIAAAGGVIVPILVYLFFTNGTQYASGWPIPTATDIAFALGVLAVFGRGLPGAVRAFLLALAILDDIVGIIFIAVLFTSDLNPLWLAVAAGLVLVFFVLSRVQPRTTTDAALRQAALLIIGIATWGVVYQSGVHATIAGVALGFAMAPKKADRLRHRLEPWVNALVLPIFAFSSAAVMIPAVSVGELSPAFWGILVALPVGKIIGIALAGFIAQKALGTQSDSHLAVGDLIAAGALGGIGFTVSLLLGELAFAGNAVIGAEVTLAVLAGSIISMVLAGILVTWRARHYRKVAAVDS from the coding sequence GTGAGCTTGCTACGTTCTGCCCGTTTTCCCGCCGTCATGCTGCTGTGCGCGGCTGCCGTCGGCCTCATCCTGGCGAATTCGCCGCTCGGCCCGGGCCTGGGTGAACTGCGCGGTACCCACCTCGCCATTGAGGGCAGTGCCTTCGACTTGTCAGTCGGCCACTGGATTTCTGATGGCCTACTGGCGATCTTCTTTTTCACGGCGGCCATCGAACTGCGATACGAACTCACCAAGGGTGCGCTTCGCGAGCCCCGCAAGGCGATGGTTCCGGCCATCGCAGCGGCCGGTGGCGTGATCGTTCCGATTCTGGTGTACCTGTTCTTTACGAACGGCACGCAGTACGCGAGCGGATGGCCGATTCCCACAGCAACCGACATTGCATTCGCACTCGGTGTGCTGGCTGTGTTCGGTCGTGGTCTGCCAGGAGCCGTGCGCGCGTTCTTGCTCGCACTAGCGATTCTGGATGACATCGTCGGGATCATTTTCATCGCAGTGCTGTTCACCTCCGACCTAAACCCCCTGTGGTTGGCCGTCGCCGCCGGTCTTGTGCTGGTGTTCTTCGTGCTGAGCCGAGTCCAGCCCCGTACCACGACGGATGCGGCACTGCGGCAAGCTGCGCTGCTGATCATCGGCATCGCAACCTGGGGCGTTGTGTACCAGAGCGGCGTGCACGCCACGATTGCCGGTGTTGCGCTTGGGTTTGCCATGGCGCCGAAGAAGGCCGACCGTCTGCGCCACCGCCTGGAGCCGTGGGTAAACGCACTGGTGCTGCCCATCTTCGCGTTCTCGTCGGCTGCTGTGATGATCCCCGCGGTGAGCGTTGGCGAACTGAGCCCGGCGTTCTGGGGCATCCTCGTGGCGTTGCCAGTTGGCAAGATCATCGGTATTGCGTTGGCCGGTTTCATTGCGCAGAAGGCTCTCGGAACACAATCAGACAGTCACCTCGCCGTTGGCGATCTGATCGCAGCCGGAGCTCTGGGAGGTATCGGCTTCACGGTTTCGCTCTTGCTCGGTGAGCTCGCCTTTGCCGGAAACGCCGTGATTGGCGCAGAAGTCACGCTCGCAGTGCTCGCCGGGTCGATCATCTCTATGGTGTTGGCCGGAATCTTGGTAACGTGGCGAGCTCGTCACTACCGGAAGGTCGCCGCCGTTGACAGTTGA
- a CDS encoding gamma carbonic anhydrase family protein, giving the protein MLYEHLGVLPRIHPDAVVAPTAVISGDVVIGADCQILHGAVVTSEGGPIVLGENVIVMENAVIRAAASAPVHIGDHTLIGPGASISGATVGNEVFLATGTRVFNGARIGDRAEVRINAVVHLRTVLPEDSVVPIGWVAVGEPVEVLPPHEHDRIWAAQRELDFPGYVFGVDRDTPDVMVQLTERYGRALSRHRDDKPVLDA; this is encoded by the coding sequence ATGCTCTACGAACACCTGGGCGTGTTGCCTCGTATTCATCCAGACGCCGTCGTGGCGCCGACCGCTGTGATTTCTGGTGACGTGGTGATTGGCGCTGACTGCCAGATTCTGCATGGTGCCGTGGTGACAAGCGAGGGCGGCCCGATCGTGCTGGGCGAGAACGTCATCGTGATGGAAAATGCGGTGATCAGAGCGGCAGCGTCTGCACCGGTGCACATTGGAGACCACACACTGATCGGGCCCGGCGCTTCGATCAGTGGGGCAACGGTGGGCAACGAAGTGTTTCTCGCCACGGGCACGCGGGTGTTCAACGGGGCGCGGATTGGCGATCGCGCGGAAGTTCGCATCAACGCCGTGGTTCATTTGCGGACGGTACTGCCAGAGGACTCGGTGGTGCCGATCGGCTGGGTGGCTGTGGGAGAACCGGTAGAAGTGCTGCCGCCACACGAACACGACCGAATTTGGGCGGCACAACGAGAACTTGATTTTCCCGGATACGTTTTCGGCGTTGATCGGGACACTCCTGACGTCATGGTGCAACTGACGGAGCGGTACGGACGTGCTTTATCGCGGCATCGCGACGACAAGCCCGTCTTAGACGCGTAG
- the mfd gene encoding transcription-repair coupling factor translates to MVALTDANLSLVDGLDAPVLAAALLKRISAGKPSVLLVVTPTGRRADALADALGDLIPDADVRAFPAWETLPHERLSPSAETVGRRIETLRALRAFDGSRPLIVTASVRAALQPLAPGLGEVHPIMLTTGGRGHDLDAIVNGLIELAYSRVDMVSRRGEFAVRGGILDVFPAVADHPYRVEFFGDEVEQIRAFSVADQRSLPGDVATIALPASRELLLTPAVRSRAAALVPAFPGVSAMLEKMSAGIPVEGMESLTPALIDDLVPIAAYLPRGSAVALVDPERSRGRAATLGDTNREFLEAAWSAATGGAAAPVDLGAGDFLSLGDLRTAVLDNGHVWWALSAFDPGDAADIDETRFPGSAVPSFQGNVEGATGYVADLVATGWAVLVVAEGVGLVERGRDVLAERGIAARVVDDLVDKPASGVVTLVRGHAESGFVSPEAQLAVLTENEFYGRTIGGSAGPKRLASRRKNVVDPLQLKSGDFVVHATHGIGRFVEMTQREISTGGRNAQKSIRDYLVIEYAPSKRGYPGDKLFVPTDQLDLLSRYVGGEAPVLSKMGGSDWAQAKTKARKAVRDIAVELVKLYSARMAAKGHAFGPDTPWQRELEEAFPFAETPDQLQTIDEIKADMEKPIPMDRLLSGDVGFGKTEVAVRAAFKAIQDGKQVAMLVPTTLLVKQHLETFTERFAGFPVKVKPLSRFQTDKQARDTITGLMDGTVDMVIGTHRILTEQVKFKDLGLLIIDEEQRFGVEHKDALKKIKTNVDILAMSATPIPRTLEMAVTGIREMSTLQTPPEDRHPILSFVGPNNDKQVAAAIRRELIREGQVFFVHNRVQSIQRVAAHLAELVPEARIAVAHGQLGEQALEQVVDAFWEREFDVLVSTTIIETGLDISNANTIIIDKADKYGLSQLHQLRGRVGRGRERAYAYFLYDDAKPLTETAADRLQTIAVNNDLGSGTQVALKDLELRGAGNMLGGEQAGHIAGVGFDLYLRMIGEAVATFRGEETDGPTELRLELPLDARIPETYIDSERLRLEAYQKLSSAASLTSKEDAIDLVIDELQDRYGTMPAEVKGLIAVARLRRRAAQSGLEDVVAMGKNLRLAPAHFPDSIRVRMQRLYPQAKLVASGDALVVPMPTSGGEPYESEDLLAWVNQLLNALYPLPEKPTEP, encoded by the coding sequence ATTGTTGCGTTGACAGACGCCAATCTGTCGCTCGTCGACGGTTTGGATGCGCCTGTCCTTGCCGCAGCGCTGCTCAAGCGGATCTCGGCGGGCAAGCCCAGCGTGTTGCTCGTCGTGACGCCCACGGGTCGGCGCGCCGACGCTCTTGCCGATGCACTCGGAGATCTCATCCCGGACGCGGATGTCCGCGCTTTCCCGGCATGGGAGACTCTTCCGCATGAGCGCCTGAGCCCGAGTGCTGAGACGGTGGGGCGTCGAATTGAGACCCTCCGCGCCCTCCGCGCCTTCGATGGTTCCCGCCCGCTGATCGTGACGGCATCCGTGCGCGCGGCGTTGCAGCCGCTCGCCCCGGGGCTCGGCGAAGTTCACCCGATTATGCTGACAACCGGCGGGCGCGGCCATGATCTCGATGCGATTGTGAACGGCTTGATTGAGCTGGCGTATTCGCGTGTCGATATGGTCTCGCGCCGCGGCGAGTTTGCCGTTCGCGGTGGCATCCTCGATGTGTTTCCTGCCGTCGCCGACCACCCCTACCGCGTTGAATTCTTCGGCGACGAGGTCGAGCAGATCCGTGCGTTCTCCGTGGCGGATCAGCGCTCGCTTCCGGGCGATGTTGCAACGATTGCATTGCCAGCCAGCCGTGAGCTGCTTTTGACGCCCGCTGTCCGCTCGCGAGCTGCCGCCCTGGTTCCGGCATTCCCCGGTGTCTCCGCAATGCTGGAAAAGATGTCTGCGGGAATTCCGGTGGAGGGCATGGAATCGCTGACACCCGCGCTCATTGACGATCTGGTGCCGATCGCGGCCTACTTGCCGCGTGGCTCGGCGGTTGCTCTGGTCGATCCTGAGCGTTCCCGCGGTCGTGCAGCAACGCTTGGCGATACGAACCGAGAGTTCTTGGAGGCGGCCTGGAGTGCCGCCACCGGCGGCGCGGCGGCACCTGTCGATCTGGGCGCAGGCGACTTCCTCTCGCTTGGCGACCTGCGCACCGCCGTTTTGGATAACGGTCACGTGTGGTGGGCGCTCAGCGCTTTCGACCCCGGTGATGCGGCAGACATCGATGAGACCCGTTTTCCTGGTTCCGCCGTGCCGTCCTTTCAAGGAAATGTCGAGGGCGCAACGGGGTATGTTGCGGATCTCGTCGCCACGGGCTGGGCGGTGCTGGTCGTCGCGGAAGGTGTCGGCCTCGTCGAGCGTGGCCGCGATGTGCTTGCCGAGCGCGGAATTGCGGCGCGCGTTGTCGACGACCTGGTGGACAAGCCCGCCAGCGGAGTGGTGACCCTTGTTCGCGGCCATGCGGAGTCCGGTTTTGTCAGCCCTGAGGCGCAGTTGGCGGTGCTCACCGAAAACGAGTTCTACGGACGCACGATTGGTGGTTCCGCAGGACCGAAGCGGCTCGCTTCGCGCCGCAAGAACGTCGTTGACCCGCTGCAGCTCAAGAGCGGCGACTTCGTCGTGCACGCCACGCACGGGATCGGCCGTTTCGTTGAAATGACGCAGCGTGAAATCTCGACGGGTGGCCGCAACGCGCAGAAGAGCATTCGCGACTACCTCGTCATTGAATACGCGCCGTCTAAGCGCGGCTATCCGGGCGACAAGCTCTTCGTGCCCACCGATCAACTCGATCTCCTCTCGCGCTACGTGGGTGGCGAAGCCCCCGTGCTCAGCAAGATGGGCGGCAGCGACTGGGCACAAGCGAAGACGAAGGCACGCAAGGCTGTTCGCGATATCGCCGTTGAACTCGTCAAACTTTATTCGGCGCGCATGGCGGCCAAGGGGCACGCGTTCGGGCCGGATACGCCGTGGCAGCGCGAGCTCGAAGAAGCCTTCCCGTTTGCAGAAACGCCCGATCAGTTGCAGACGATTGATGAGATCAAGGCCGATATGGAGAAGCCGATCCCGATGGATCGCTTGCTCTCAGGCGACGTGGGCTTTGGTAAGACCGAAGTCGCTGTGCGCGCCGCGTTCAAGGCGATTCAGGATGGCAAACAGGTCGCCATGCTGGTTCCGACGACACTTCTCGTTAAGCAGCACTTGGAGACGTTCACCGAGCGCTTCGCGGGCTTCCCCGTCAAGGTCAAGCCGCTGTCGCGGTTCCAAACCGACAAGCAGGCGCGCGACACGATCACCGGCTTGATGGACGGAACCGTCGACATGGTGATCGGAACGCACCGCATTCTGACGGAGCAGGTGAAGTTCAAAGACCTCGGTCTGCTCATCATCGATGAGGAACAGCGCTTTGGCGTTGAACACAAAGACGCCCTGAAAAAGATCAAGACCAACGTCGACATTTTGGCGATGAGCGCGACGCCGATTCCGCGCACATTGGAGATGGCGGTGACCGGTATCCGTGAAATGTCGACGCTGCAGACGCCGCCAGAAGACCGTCATCCGATTCTTTCCTTCGTCGGCCCGAACAACGACAAGCAGGTCGCCGCAGCTATTCGCCGCGAGCTGATCCGCGAGGGTCAGGTGTTCTTCGTGCACAACCGCGTGCAGTCGATCCAGCGCGTTGCCGCCCACCTTGCCGAGCTGGTTCCGGAAGCCCGCATCGCCGTCGCGCACGGTCAGCTGGGTGAACAGGCGCTTGAGCAGGTGGTTGACGCGTTTTGGGAGCGCGAATTCGATGTCTTGGTGTCAACCACCATCATCGAGACCGGCCTCGACATCTCCAACGCCAACACGATCATCATCGACAAGGCAGACAAGTATGGCTTGAGCCAGCTTCACCAGCTCCGTGGTCGTGTCGGACGTGGCAGGGAACGCGCGTACGCATACTTCCTCTACGACGACGCGAAGCCGCTCACCGAGACGGCCGCCGACCGCCTACAGACGATCGCCGTGAACAACGACCTCGGCTCGGGTACGCAGGTCGCGTTGAAAGACCTGGAGCTTCGCGGGGCTGGCAACATGCTCGGCGGCGAGCAGGCCGGTCACATTGCCGGCGTTGGCTTTGATCTCTATCTGCGCATGATTGGTGAGGCTGTCGCGACGTTCCGTGGGGAAGAGACGGATGGCCCCACCGAGCTGCGTCTCGAGTTGCCGCTGGACGCGCGCATTCCCGAGACGTATATCGACAGTGAGCGGTTGCGTTTGGAGGCCTACCAAAAGCTGTCATCTGCGGCATCGCTGACCTCGAAAGAAGATGCAATCGATCTGGTCATCGACGAGTTGCAAGACCGCTACGGAACCATGCCTGCCGAGGTAAAGGGACTGATTGCGGTGGCGCGGTTGCGTCGTCGCGCGGCGCAGTCGGGTCTCGAAGACGTTGTCGCTATGGGCAAGAACCTCCGTCTTGCGCCCGCGCACTTCCCGGATTCGATTCGCGTGCGCATGCAGCGGCTCTACCCCCAGGCGAAACTTGTTGCCAGCGGTGATGCGCTCGTGGTTCCGATGCCGACCTCTGGCGGTGAGCCCTACGAATCAGAGGATTTGCTTGCGTGGGTGAACCAATTGCTCAACGCGCTGTATCCGCTGCCGGAAAAGCCCACGGAGCCGTAA
- a CDS encoding MazG family protein, protein MRAVHEKCVWTQQMTHEALLPYLIEEAHELVDAVERGSQDDLREELGDLLWQVLFHSEIAARAGQFSIDHVAQDLADKMIRRHPHVFAGETAQTPEQVLVLWNAAKAAEKRERTSVLDGVARSMPALAYAQKVLGKASSVGVVAPVLPLALESEHDLGLALLALTAMARERGWDAEALLRAEVHRVEDQVRETEAPPA, encoded by the coding sequence ATGCGTGCCGTGCACGAGAAGTGTGTGTGGACGCAGCAGATGACGCATGAGGCGCTGCTGCCATATCTCATTGAAGAAGCGCACGAGCTGGTTGACGCGGTTGAGCGGGGGTCGCAAGACGACCTGCGTGAAGAACTCGGCGATTTGCTGTGGCAAGTGCTTTTTCACAGCGAGATCGCGGCGCGTGCCGGGCAATTCTCGATCGACCACGTGGCGCAAGATTTAGCAGACAAAATGATTCGTCGTCACCCGCACGTCTTCGCAGGGGAGACCGCCCAGACGCCGGAACAGGTGCTGGTGCTGTGGAACGCGGCGAAGGCCGCCGAGAAGCGTGAGCGAACGAGTGTGCTGGATGGCGTGGCTCGCTCGATGCCAGCGCTCGCGTACGCGCAAAAAGTGCTGGGCAAAGCATCATCGGTCGGTGTTGTGGCACCGGTTTTACCTTTGGCCCTGGAAAGTGAGCACGATCTGGGTCTCGCGCTGCTCGCCTTGACGGCGATGGCTCGTGAGCGCGGGTGGGACGCTGAGGCGCTTCTCCGTGCCGAGGTGCACCGCGTCGAAGATCAGGTGCGCGAAACCGAGGCCCCTCCCGCCTAA